The Miscanthus floridulus cultivar M001 chromosome 17, ASM1932011v1, whole genome shotgun sequence genome has a window encoding:
- the LOC136517097 gene encoding acyl transferase 7-like, translating to MEPAAAAAKTVERLAQRLVPPAAATPTGPHRLSWLDRYPTQMALIESLHVFKPDPARDGVSPAATIERALARALVDYYPLAGRLAASETAGGLHVDCSAEGVWFIEAAVRCRLEDVDYLEYPLQIPKDDLLPHPLPRPSHDGESKLILLVQVTAFACGGFVVGFRFSHAVADGLGAAKFMGAVGELARGAEQVSVSPTWARDAIPDPPGALVGSLPDPTGAKRLEYLAIDISADYIDHFKSQFAAATGGGRCSAFEVLIAKAWQSRTRAAGFEDPAGTPVQLCFAMNARPLLGATRLPRGGAGFYGNCYYIMRVASTADRVASSSVTDVVKIIREGKKRLPSEFARWAAGEEGAGGVDPYQITSDYRTLLVSDWTRLGFAEVDYGWGPPAHVVPLTNLDYIATCILVKPWAHKPGARLITQCVTRDRVECFHDAMVDMN from the exons ATGgagccggcggcagcggcggcgaagACGGTGGAGCGGCTGGCGCAGCGCCTtgtgccgccggcggcggcgaccccGACGGGCCCGCACCGCCTGTCGTGGCTGGACCGGTACCCGACGCAGATGGCGCTCATCGAGTCGCTGCACGTCTTCAAGCCCGACCCGGCGCGTGACGGGGTGAGCCCCGCGGCGACCATCGAGCGCGCCCTCGCGCGGGCGCTGGTCGACTACTACCCGCTCGCCGGCCGCCTCGCCGCGTCCGAGACCGCGGGGGGCCTGCACGTCGACTGCAGCGCCGAGGGCGTCTGGTTCATCGAGGCCGCCGTGCGGTGCCGCCTGGAGGACGTGGACTACCTCGAGTACCCGCTCCAGATCCCCAAGGACGACCTGCTCCCGCACCCGCTGCCCAGGCCCAGCCACGACGGGGAGAGCAAGCTCATCCTGCTCGTCCAG GTGACGGCGTTCGCGTGCGGCGGCTTCGTGGTGGGGTTTCGGTTCAGCCACGCGGTGGCGGACGGGCTGGGCGCGGCCAAGTTCATGGGCGCGGTGGGGGAGCTAGCGCGCGGGGCGGAGCAGGTCTCCGTGTCCCCCACCTGGGCGCGCGACGCCATCCCGGACCCGCCCGGCGCGCTGGTGGGCAGCCTCCCGGACCCCACGGGCGCCAAGCGGCTTGAGTACCTGGCCATCGACATCTCCGCCGACTACATCGACCACTTCAAGTCGCAGTTCGCGGCGGCCACGGGCGGGGGGCGGTGCTCGGCGTTCGAGGTGCTCATCGCCAAGGCGTGGCAGAGCCGCACCCGCGCCGCGGGGTTCGAGGACCCGGCGGGCACCCCCGTGCAGCTCTGCTTCGCCATGAACGCGAGGCCGCTCCTCGGCGCCACCCGCCTCCCGCGTGGCGGCGCGGGGTTCTACGGCAACTGCTACTACATCATGCGCGTGGCGTCCACGGCCGACAGGGTGGCCTCGTCGTCCGTCACCGACGTGGTGAAGATCATCAGGGAAGGGAAGAAGCGGCTGCCGTCGGAGTTCGCGCGGTGGGCGGCGGGGGAGGAGGGCGCCGGCGGCGTGGACCCGTACCAGATCACCTCCGACTACCGGACGCTGCTGGTGTCGGACTGGACCCGCCTGGGCTTCGCGGAGGTGGACTACGGCTGGGGCCCGCCCGCCCACGTGGTGCCGCTGACGAACCTGGACTACATCGCCACGTGCATCCTCGTCAAGCCCTGGGCCCACAAGCCAGGGGCCAGGCTCATCACGCAGTGCGTCACGCGCGACCGCGTCGAGTGCTTCCACGACGCCATGGTGGACATGAACTAG